One window of Brevibacillus choshinensis genomic DNA carries:
- a CDS encoding FGGY-family carbohydrate kinase — MAYVLGIDIGTYESKGALVDEAGKLLVSEAVAHRLEIPQRGWAEHDAEQTWWHDFTQLSKAITQKAADKYGIRPEEIKAVGVSSIAPAVVPVDVEGKPLRKAILYGVDTRSQKQVHELNEQIGEERIFQVAAQSLSAQSAGPKILWIRQEERHIYERTAKFLCGSGYLVYKLTDEQIIDRYTAASYAPLFDIHQLKWSTELASAICELDQLPRLTWSHEIVGEVTRQAADQTGLAQGTKVIAGTADALSEAISVGAVHKGDLMLMYGSSTFFILVAPHLPKTQTLWANLHAVPGSHTITGGTATAGSLTRWFIDQWLSVAGQRGDPSTGGMTVDEAYTYATKLAEQSPPGANGLLTLPYFSGERTPIHHATAKGVFFGLTLHHTQSDMYRSILEGISFSIRHNMDEIRSMQVPIHRAVAVGGGVKNRLWLQSVSDICQMTQVIPEITLGAAYGNAFLCALGLGWYRDITEMDQWVRVKEEITPQEAHQPLYERYYELYHRLYRQTRDLMDELT, encoded by the coding sequence GTGGCTTATGTGCTGGGGATTGATATTGGTACCTATGAGTCAAAGGGAGCGCTGGTAGATGAGGCAGGGAAGCTCCTTGTGAGCGAGGCGGTAGCCCATCGGCTGGAAATCCCGCAACGAGGCTGGGCCGAGCATGATGCGGAGCAAACATGGTGGCATGACTTTACCCAATTGAGCAAAGCCATCACGCAAAAGGCAGCTGACAAATACGGGATCCGACCAGAGGAAATCAAAGCGGTGGGGGTCAGCTCGATCGCCCCGGCTGTCGTCCCGGTGGATGTCGAGGGAAAGCCGTTGCGTAAAGCGATTCTGTACGGAGTAGATACGCGCTCCCAAAAGCAGGTCCATGAACTGAATGAACAAATCGGAGAAGAACGGATTTTTCAAGTAGCCGCGCAATCCTTGTCTGCTCAGTCGGCAGGACCGAAAATTCTCTGGATCCGCCAAGAGGAGCGGCACATCTACGAGCGAACGGCCAAGTTTCTCTGTGGCTCGGGCTACCTCGTCTACAAGCTGACAGATGAGCAGATCATCGACCGTTACACGGCTGCGTCCTACGCTCCCCTCTTTGACATTCATCAGCTGAAATGGAGCACGGAGCTGGCGAGTGCGATCTGTGAGCTGGATCAATTGCCCCGACTCACCTGGAGTCATGAGATTGTAGGCGAAGTGACGAGGCAGGCAGCAGACCAAACTGGATTAGCGCAAGGAACAAAGGTGATCGCGGGCACAGCTGATGCGCTCTCCGAGGCGATCAGTGTCGGAGCGGTGCACAAGGGCGATCTGATGCTCATGTACGGCAGCTCTACCTTTTTTATTCTCGTAGCTCCCCACTTACCCAAAACGCAAACCTTGTGGGCCAATCTGCACGCAGTCCCTGGCTCACACACGATTACAGGTGGTACGGCTACAGCAGGCTCCCTCACCCGATGGTTCATTGATCAATGGTTGTCCGTAGCGGGACAGAGAGGGGATCCTTCCACTGGTGGTATGACGGTCGATGAAGCATACACGTATGCGACGAAGCTGGCAGAGCAGAGTCCACCCGGTGCAAATGGACTGCTCACCCTACCCTATTTTAGCGGAGAGCGAACACCCATTCATCATGCAACGGCAAAGGGTGTGTTTTTCGGACTCACCCTCCATCACACGCAATCGGACATGTATCGCTCGATTCTGGAGGGCATCTCGTTTTCCATTCGCCACAACATGGACGAAATCAGGAGTATGCAGGTTCCAATCCATCGCGCTGTCGCAGTAGGGGGTGGCGTCAAGAATCGCCTTTGGCTGCAAAGTGTGAGTGACATTTGTCAAATGACGCAGGTCATCCCGGAAATTACACTGGGCGCGGCTTACGGAAACGCCTTTTTGTGTGCGCTGGGACTCGGCTGGTATCGAGACATCACGGAGATGGATCAATGGGTGAGAGTGAAGGAAGAGATCACACCACAAGAGGCTCATCAGCCTTTATATGAACGCTACTATGAGCTCTATCACCGACTGTATCGGCAAACACGTGATTTGATGGATGAGCTAACTTAA
- a CDS encoding DeoR/GlpR family DNA-binding transcription regulator: MATDREKEILNFLNEKSPLSVEELAASLHVSEVTVRRDLTAMEKQGMIVRKRGGASLPELGFEPMFNQRQKKNHELKQSIAKYVADTVQEGEVIALDVGTTTAELARELTKRSGITVFTSCIQVASILAKSNLQVYMIGGLIRKTEMSMVGSIAQETIMKFNFDRFYLGVAGISLETGLTDYSIEETEIKRAFINRSKEVIALVDRTKFGQSSLIKVCEAEQIDEMITNKGDFDGELPEDHFQGKITYV; encoded by the coding sequence ATGGCGACAGATCGCGAGAAAGAGATTCTGAATTTTCTAAACGAAAAATCCCCATTGAGCGTAGAAGAATTGGCGGCGTCCCTGCACGTATCCGAGGTCACCGTCCGCAGAGATCTGACCGCGATGGAAAAGCAAGGAATGATCGTCCGCAAAAGGGGAGGAGCCTCCCTTCCCGAGCTAGGATTCGAGCCGATGTTCAACCAGCGGCAAAAGAAAAATCACGAGCTCAAGCAATCGATCGCCAAGTATGTGGCAGACACGGTCCAGGAGGGCGAAGTGATCGCACTGGATGTCGGTACCACAACGGCCGAATTGGCGAGGGAGCTGACAAAGCGCTCGGGCATCACGGTGTTTACTTCGTGCATACAGGTCGCTTCGATCCTCGCCAAGAGCAATCTCCAGGTGTATATGATCGGTGGGCTGATCCGCAAAACGGAAATGTCGATGGTCGGCAGTATCGCTCAAGAGACGATCATGAAGTTCAATTTTGATCGCTTTTATCTCGGGGTAGCCGGAATCAGTCTGGAAACGGGCCTCACGGATTACAGCATCGAGGAGACCGAAATCAAACGAGCCTTTATCAATCGTTCGAAAGAAGTCATCGCCCTCGTCGACAGGACCAAGTTTGGGCAATCTTCCTTGATCAAGGTATGTGAAGCAGAGCAGATCGACGAAATGATCACGAATAAAGGTGACTTTGACGGGGAGCTTCCCGAGGATCATTTCCAAGGCAAAATTACCTACGTCTAA